From the Helicoverpa zea isolate HzStark_Cry1AcR chromosome 26, ilHelZeax1.1, whole genome shotgun sequence genome, one window contains:
- the LOC124643172 gene encoding GPI mannosyltransferase 1, translated as MHRWLQFMTLPLKYHLVAGFFIRLFLIAYADFHDKTYDVGYTDIDYSVFSDAARYVFHGESPYKRQTYRYSPILAYLLVPNMILGKHFGKILFSTFDILITVAVKTLVEHQLGPKSASTNIPMYCSLLWLYNPLSIGISTRGNGDSVSCFTIILSLLFLQTDVVKGLKKYTLSGFFLGLSTHLRIYPLVFSFPMYLSLGISKIPRKTTWKQGLMILWPNMNQLTLALSCVVTLLSVTYSMWALYGYDFLYETYYYHASRVDIRHNFSVLFYYSYLSTNQIAFDIVKHVTTLFKAVILFILSIKYGADPRTLPFALFCQTVVLVAFNSVMTSQYFVWFLSLLPLVAHSFRLSIRKAILLTIVWVTAQGAWLFYAYLLEFKGREVFFLIWLKGIVFFCSNIFVLVQLVKSYTIGYGFGYGHAAHLKTQ; from the coding sequence ATGCACCGTTGGTTGCAATTTATGACCTTACCGCTAAAGTACCACCTCGTAGCGGGTTTCTTCATAAGGCTATTTTTGATTGCTTACGCTGATTTCCACGATAAAACTTACGATGTTGGTTACACTGATATTGACTATTCCGTCTTCTCAGACGCTGCTAGATACGTTTTTCATGGAGAATCTCCGTACAAACGACAGACGTATAGGTACAGCCCCATCCTTGCCTATCTTCTTGTTCCCAACATGATCCTGGGCAAACATTTTGGGAAAATTCTGTTTTCAACTTTTGATATTTTGATAACCGTCGCTGTGAAGACATTGGTTGAACATCAGCTAGGACCAAAGAGCGCTTCTACTAATATCCCGATGTACTGCTCATTACTGTGGCTTTACAATCCGCTCAGTATTGGTATATCGACCCGTGGTAACGGAGATTCGGTGTCTTGTTTCACTATTATACTATCCCTTCTTTTTTTACAAACCGACGTAGTCAagggtttaaaaaaatatactctaTCGGGATTTTTTCTCGGTTTATCAACTCATCTGCGTATTTACCCTCTCGTGTTTAGTTTTCCAATGTACCTTAGTTTAGGGATTTCTAAAATTCCTCGTAAAACTACCTGGAAACAGGGACTGATGATCCTGTGGCCCAATATGAACCAGCTAACGTTAGCTTTGAGCTGTGTGGTAACATTACTCAGCGTAACATACAGTATGTGGGCTTTGTACGGTTATGATTTCCTCTACGAAACTTACTACTACCACGCGTCCAGAGTGGATATACGTCACAATTTCTCTGTGCTTTTCTACTACTCTTATTTGAGCACGAACCAGATTGCCTTCGACATAGTGAAGCACGTCACAACTTTATTCAAAGCGGTCATTTTGTTCATCTTGAGTATTAAATACGGAGCTGATCCCAGGACGTTGCCTTTTGCACTGTTTTGTCAGACAGTGGTGTTGGTCGCCTTTAACAGCGTTATGACGTCACAATACTTCGTCTGGTTTCTCTCTTTGCTTCCATTGGTGGCTCATTCGTTCCGTCTCAGTATAAGAAAAGCTATACTCCTGACCATAGTGTGGGTGACCGCGCAAGGCGCTTGGCTGTTTTACGCATACTTATTAGAGTTCAAGGGTAGGGAAGTCTTTTTCCTGATTTGGCTCAAAggaattgttttcttttgttcaaatatttttgttttagtacaACTAGTAAAGAGTTACACAATTGGGTACGGCTTTGGCTACGGTCATGCCGCTCATTTGAAAACTCAGTAG
- the LOC124643177 gene encoding mitochondrial import inner membrane translocase subunit Tim10 → MASPVLDAAKLQLVQELEIEMMSDMYNRLVTACHRKCIPVKYQETELCKGESVCLDRCVAKYLDVHERIGKKLSNMSQGETEDLTKVNLADGKK, encoded by the exons ATGGCGTCTCCGGTGCTGGATGCTGCCAAACTGCAGCTGGTTCAGGAATTGGAGATTGAGATGATGTCGGACATGTACAACCGATTGGTCACTGCATGCCACCGCAAGTGTATACCAGTCAAATACCAAGAGACTGAACTAT GTAAAGGCGAGTCAGTCTGCCTAGATCGCTGCGTGGCCAAGTACCTGGACGTTCACGAACGCATTGGCAAGAAGCTCTCCAACATGTCCCAAGGAGAGACAGAGGATCTAACCAAGGTTAATCTGGCTGATGGCAAGAAATAG
- the LOC124643175 gene encoding UPF0488 protein CG14286 has translation MPKPTKLHSKGKSNSLQKPCKVEKDTSDAVDPEESVRQFQLELCWCIQQLERCLNEKKGTEKQMQEAWKVLTVLKNNNQPVIRKRQLMRTHFGDYRAKMAAEEKKLAKMASKIKISDVPDKPKATFLRKSAFLTTGDESFKFNFSLAPDQVDKGNATEIIPKDSNTKLDPEVANTEKSDDSAKKFKFSFTNSEFKFNFNVDNS, from the exons ATGCCTAAACCTACTAAATTACATTCTAAAGGAAAATCCAACTCTCTTCAGAAACCTTGTAAAGTAGAGAAAGACACATCTGACGCCGTAGATCCCGAAGAATCTGTGAGACAGTTTCAGCTTGAACTGTGCTGGTGTATTCAACAGTTAGAGAGATGTTTAAACGAAAAGAAAGGCACTGAAAAGCAAA TGCAAGAAGCATGGAAGGTGCTCACAGTGTTAAAGAACAACAATCAGCCTGTGATCCGCAAGAGACAACTAATGAGAACACATTTTGGAGACTATAGAGCTAAAATGGCTGCCGAAGAGAAGAAATTAGCAAAAA TGGCCAGTAAAATCAAGATATCAGATGTTCCTGACAAGCCAAAAGCtacatttttgagaaaatctGCATTTCTAACTACGGGTGATGAATCATTTAAATTCAACTTCAGTTTAGCACCAGATCAAGTAGACAAAGGCAATGCTACTGAAATTATTCCAAAAGATAGCAACACTAAGCTTGATCCTGAAGTTGCCAACACTGAAAAAAGTGATGATAGTGcaaagaaatttaaattttcatttacaaattcagagtttaagtttaattttaatgtagatAATTCTTAG
- the LOC124643173 gene encoding uncharacterized protein LOC124643173 — MLPVLVFTFIYFQMAAGSTDILESLNFTSNPIMRNAKTLDLTFTFFPMLSNYQANAVPVTEAQYPWIARVVHSRTADVPHMCTAVCIAEAIFITASRCIHYLKVNHTTIIYMSKRFDALAFVIPSEPTKQAFDDIGFIVVDDKSFNRLDWPAIQLFDSMNRTDEMFTWFSELVSLKYKVVGYAMKKGYERIPSQEQQFNLTELDVVVSMELCPKLIKFRIKKRTGFAVPCYHSCTLQQFEKNIDRCYNYHGVEGGAVITNVMGYNKLMGVATWGPSIKDYELPVGFAVVNSENFFKDFTCATKIRDDNGLLITKGYYQTLCNSG, encoded by the exons ATGTTGCCAGTTTTAGTgtttacgtttatttatttccaaatgGCGGCAGGTTCAACAGATATTTTGGAGTCATTGAATTTCACTTCAAATCCTATTATGAGAAATGCTAAAACGCTCGATTTAACTTTTACAT TTTTCCCAATGCTCTCGAACTACCAAGCTAACGCAGTGCCAGTGACAGAGGCGCAGTATCCGTGGATTGCTCGCGTGGTACACTCGCGCACAGCCGATGTTCCTCACATGTGCACCGCTGTTTGTATCGCCGAAGCTATTTTCATTACTGCCTCGAGATGCATTCATTA CCTAAAAGTAAATCACACGACGATAATTTATATGTCGAAGCGCTTCGACGCACTAGCATTTGTGATACCTTCAGAGCCAACAAAACAGGCTTTTGACGACATAGGGTTCATCGTGGTAGATGACAAAAGCTTTAACAGGCTGGACTGGCCTGCTATACAACTGTTCGATAGCATGAACAGAACAGACGAAATGTTTACTTGGTTCTCTGAACTCGTGTCGCTTAAGTACAAAGTCGTTGGATATGCTATGAAAAAG GGTTACGAAAGAATACCGTCACAAGAGCAGCAATTTAATCTTACGGAATTGGATGTCGTCGTAAGCATGGAGTTATGccctaaattaataaaatttaggATTAAAAAACGTACAGGGTTCGCCGTCCCTTGTTATCACTCATGCACTTTACAACAATTCGAAAAAAATATCGACAGATGTTACAACTATCATGGCGTGGAGGGTGGTGCCGTTATAACAAATGTAATGGGTTATAACAAATTAATGGGAGTAGCGACTTGGGGCCCTTCTATCAAGGACTATGAGTTGCCCGTTGGATTCGCAGTGGTTAATTCCGAAAACTTTTTCAAAGACTTCACGTGTGCGACCAAGATAAGGGATGATAATGGATTGCTGATTACAAAGGGATATTATCAGACTTTGTGTAACAGCGGCTAA